Proteins encoded by one window of Macaca mulatta isolate MMU2019108-1 chromosome 10, T2T-MMU8v2.0, whole genome shotgun sequence:
- the INPP5J gene encoding phosphatidylinositol 4,5-bisphosphate 5-phosphatase A isoform X1, which yields MEGQSSRGSRRPGTRAGLGPLPMPQGVAQTGAPSKVDSSFQLPAKKNAALGPSEPRLALAPVGPRAAMSASSEGPGLALASPRPILAPLCTPGGQKTAPAHPTSVGQLVMSASAGPKPPPATTGSVLAPTSLGQLVMSPSAGPRSPPATLGPSLAPTSRDQKQEPPASVGPKPTLAASGLSLALASEEQPPELPSTPSPVPSPVLSPSQEQALAPASTASGPASVGQTPARKRDAPAPRPLPASEGHLQPPPQTSGPTGSPPSIQTSPDPRLSPSFRARPEALHSSPEDPVLPRPPQTLPLDEGQGPPEPGNRSPGLLSPTFRPGAPSGQTVPPPLPKPPRSPSRSPSRSPNRSPCVPPAPDMALPRLGTQSTGPGRCLSPNLQAQEAPVPVTTSSSTSALSSSPWSAQPTCRSDPGFRITVVTWNVGTAMPPDDVTSLLHLGGGDDSGGADMIAIGLQEVNSMLNKRLKDALFTDQWSELFMDALAPFNFVLVSSVRMQGVILLLFAKYYHLPFLRDVQTDCTRTGLGGYWGNKGGVSVRLAAFGHMLCFLNCHLPAHMDKAEQRKDNFQTILSLQQFQGPGAQGILDHDLVFWFGDLNFRIESYDLHFVKFAIDSDQLHQLWEKDQLNMAKNTWPILKGFQEGPLNFAPTFKFDVGTNKYDTSAKKRKPAWTDRILWKVKAPGGGPSPSGRKSHRLQVTQHSYRSHMEYTVSDHKPVAAQFLLQFAFRDDMPLVRLEVADEWVRPEQAVVRYRMETVFARSSWDWIGLYRVGFRHCKDYVAYVWAKHEDVDGNTYQVTFSEESLPKGHGDFILGYYSHNHSILIGVTEPFQISLPSSELASSSTDSSGTSSEGEDDSTLELLAPKSRSPSPGKSKRHRSRSPGLTRFPGLALRPSSRERRGASRSPSPQSRRLSRVAPDRSSHGSSRGSSEEGPSGLPGPWAFPPAVPRSLGLLPALRLETVDPGGGGSWGPDREVLAPNSLSPSPQGHLGLEEGGLGP from the exons ATGGAGGGCCAGAGCAGCAGGGGCAGCAGGAGGCCAGGGACCCGGGCAGGCCTGGGTCCCCTGCCCATGCCCCAGGGTGTTGCCCAAACTGGGGCACCCTCCAAG GTGGACTCAAGTTTTCAGCTCCCAGCAAAGAAGAACGCAGCCCTAGGACCCTCGGAACCAAGGTTGGCTCTGGCACCTGTAGGGCCACGGGCAGCTATGTCAGCTTCCTCAGAAGGACCGGGGCTGGCTCTGGCATCTCCCCGACCAATCCTGGCTCCACTGTGTACCCCTGGAGGGCAGAAAACAGCTCCTGCCCACCCAACATCTGTGGGCCAGCTGGTGATGTCTGCCTCAGCTGGACCAAAGCCTCCCCCAGCGACCACAGGCTCAGTTCTGGCTCCGACGTCCCTGGGGCAGCTGGTGATGTCTCCCTCAGCGGGGCCAAGATCTCCCCCAGCCACCCTGGGGCCCAGTCTGGCCCCAACCTCCAGAGACCAGAAGCAGGAGCCACCTGCCTCCGTGGGACCCAAGCCAACACTGGCAGCCTCTGGCCTGAGCCTAGCCCTGGCTTCTGAGGAGCAGCCCCCAGAACTCCCCTCCACCCCTTCCCCAGTGCCCAGTCCAGTTCTGTCTCCATCTCAGGAACAGGCCCTGGCTCCAGCATCCACGGCATCAGGCCCAGCCTCTGTGGGACAGACACCAGCTAGAAAGAGGGATGCCCCAGCCCCTAGACCTCTCCCTGCTTCTGAGGGGCATCTCCAGCCTCCACCTCAGACATCTGGTCCTACAGGCTCCCCACCCTCCATCCAAACCTCCCCAGACCCTCGGCTCTCCCCCTCCTTCCGAGCCCGGCCTGAGGCCCTCCACAGCAGCCCTGAGGATCCTGTTTTGCCACGGCCACCCCAGACCTTGCCCTTGGATGAGGGCCAGGGTCCTCCAGAGCCTGGCAACCGCTCCCCTGGACTTCTGTCCCCCACCTTCCGGCCTGGGGCCCCCTCAGGCCAGACTGTGCCCCCACCTCTGCCCAAGCCACCCCGATCACCCAGCCGTTCCCCAAGCCGCTCCCCCAACCGCTCTCCCTGTgttcccccagcccctgacatGGCCCTCCCAAGGCTTGGCACCCAGAGTACAGGGCCTGGCAGGTGCCTGAGCCCCAACCTTCAGGCCCAAGAAGCCCCAGTCCCAGTCACCACCTCCTCTTCTACGTCCGCCCTGTCATCCTCCCCTTGGTCAGCTCAGCCCACCTGCAGGAGCGACCCCGGCTTCCG GATCACTGTGGTCACATGGAACGTGGGCACCGCCATGCCCCCAGACGATGTCACATCCCTCCTCCACCTGGGCGGTGGCGACGACAGCGGTGGCGCAGACATGATCGCCATAGG GTTGCAGGAAGTGAACTCCATGCTCAACAAGCGACTCAAGGACGCCCTCTTCACGGACCAGTGGAGTGAGCTGTTCATGGATGCGCTGGCGCCCTTCAACTTCGTGCTG GTGAGTTCGGTGAGGATGCAGGGTGTCATCCTGCTGCTGTTCGCCAAGTACTACCACCTGCCTTTCCTGCGAGACGTGCAGACCGACTGCACGCGCACTGGCCTGGGCGGCTACTGG GGTAACAAGGGTGGCGTGAGCGTGCGCCTGGCAGCCTTCGGGCACATGCTCTGCTTCCTGAACTGCCACTTGCCCGCACATATGGACAAGGCGGAGCAGCGCAAGGACAACTTCCAGACCATCCTCAGCCTCCAGCAGTTCCAAGGGCCAGGCGCACAGGGCATCCTGGATCATGA CCTCGTATTCTGGTTTGGGGACCTGAACTTCCGCATTGAGAGCTACGACCTGCACTTTGTCAAGTTTGCCATCGACAGTGACCAGCTCCATCAGCTCTGGGAGAAGGACCAG CTCAACATGGCCAAGAACACCTGGCCCATTCTGAAGGGCTTTCAGGAGGGGCCCCTCAACTTCGCTCCCACCTTCAAGTTTGATGTGGGTACCAACAAATACGACACCAG TGCCAAGAAACGGAAGCCAGCTTGGACAGACCGTATCCTGTGGAAGGTCAAGGCTCCAGGTGGGGGTCCCAGCCCCTCAGGACGGAAGAGCCACCGACTCCAGGTGACGCAGCACAGCTACCGCAGCCACATGGAATACACAGTCAGCGACCATAAGCCTGTGGCTGCCCAGTTCCTCCTGCAG TTTGCCTTCAGGGACGACATGCCACTGGTGCGGCTGGAGGTGGCAGATGAGTGGGTGCGGCCCGAGCAGGCGGTGGTGAGGTACCGCATGGAAACAGTGTTCGCCCGCAGCTCCTGGGACTGGATCGGCTTGTACCGG GTGGGTTTCCGCCATTGCAAGGACTATGTGGCTTATGTCTGGGCCAAACATGAAGATGTGGACGGGAATACCTACCAG GTAACATTCAGTGAGGAATCACTGCCCAAGGGCCACGGAGACTTCATCCTGGGCTACTACAGCCACAACCACAGCATCCTCATCGGCGTCACTGAACCCTTCCAG ATCTCGCTGCCTTCCTCGGAGTTGGCCAGCAGCAGCACAGACAGCTCAGGCACCAGCTCAGAGGGAGAGGATGACAGCACGCTGGAGCTCCTTGCACCCAAATCCCGCAGCCCCAGTCCTGGCAAGTCCAAGCGACACCGCAGCCGCAGCCCGGGACTGACCAGGTTCCCTGGTCTTGCCCTACGGCCCTCATCCCGTGAACGCCGTGGTGCCAGCCGTAGCCCCTCACCCCAGAGCCGCCGCCTATCCCGGGTGGCTCCTGACAGGAGCAGTCATGGCAGCAGCCGGGGCAGTAGTGAAGAGGGGCCCTCTGGGTTGCCTGGCCCCTGGGCCTTCCCACCAGCTGTGCCTCGAAGCCTGGGCCTGCTGCCCGCTTTGCGCCTAGAGACTGTAGACCCTGGTGGTGGTGGCTCCTGGGGACCTGATCGGGAGGTCTTGGCCCCCAACAGCCTGTCTCCCAGTCCTCAGGGTCATctggggctggaggaaggggGCCTGGGGCCCTGA
- the INPP5J gene encoding phosphatidylinositol 4,5-bisphosphate 5-phosphatase A isoform X9: MPPDDVTSLLHLGGGDDSGGADMIAIGLQEVNSMLNKRLKDALFTDQWSELFMDALAPFNFVLGNKGGVSVRLAAFGHMLCFLNCHLPAHMDKAEQRKDNFQTILSLQQFQGPGAQGILDHDLVFWFGDLNFRIESYDLHFVKFAIDSDQLHQLWEKDQLNMAKNTWPILKGFQEGPLNFAPTFKFDVGTNKYDTSAKKRKPAWTDRILWKVKAPGGGPSPSGRKSHRLQVTQHSYRSHMEYTVSDHKPVAAQFLLQFAFRDDMPLVRLEVADEWVRPEQAVVRYRMETVFARSSWDWIGLYRVGFRHCKDYVAYVWAKHEDVDGNTYQVTFSEESLPKGHGDFILGYYSHNHSILIGVTEPFQISLPSSELASSSTDSSGTSSEGEDDSTLELLAPKSRSPSPGKSKRHRSRSPGLTRFPGLALRPSSRERRGASRSPSPQSRRLSRVAPDRSSHGSSRGSSEEGPSGLPGPWAFPPAVPRSLGLLPALRLETVDPGGGGSWGPDREVLAPNSLSPSPQGHLGLEEGGLGP; the protein is encoded by the exons ATGCCCCCAGACGATGTCACATCCCTCCTCCACCTGGGCGGTGGCGACGACAGCGGTGGCGCAGACATGATCGCCATAGG GTTGCAGGAAGTGAACTCCATGCTCAACAAGCGACTCAAGGACGCCCTCTTCACGGACCAGTGGAGTGAGCTGTTCATGGATGCGCTGGCGCCCTTCAACTTCGTGCTG GGTAACAAGGGTGGCGTGAGCGTGCGCCTGGCAGCCTTCGGGCACATGCTCTGCTTCCTGAACTGCCACTTGCCCGCACATATGGACAAGGCGGAGCAGCGCAAGGACAACTTCCAGACCATCCTCAGCCTCCAGCAGTTCCAAGGGCCAGGCGCACAGGGCATCCTGGATCATGA CCTCGTATTCTGGTTTGGGGACCTGAACTTCCGCATTGAGAGCTACGACCTGCACTTTGTCAAGTTTGCCATCGACAGTGACCAGCTCCATCAGCTCTGGGAGAAGGACCAG CTCAACATGGCCAAGAACACCTGGCCCATTCTGAAGGGCTTTCAGGAGGGGCCCCTCAACTTCGCTCCCACCTTCAAGTTTGATGTGGGTACCAACAAATACGACACCAG TGCCAAGAAACGGAAGCCAGCTTGGACAGACCGTATCCTGTGGAAGGTCAAGGCTCCAGGTGGGGGTCCCAGCCCCTCAGGACGGAAGAGCCACCGACTCCAGGTGACGCAGCACAGCTACCGCAGCCACATGGAATACACAGTCAGCGACCATAAGCCTGTGGCTGCCCAGTTCCTCCTGCAG TTTGCCTTCAGGGACGACATGCCACTGGTGCGGCTGGAGGTGGCAGATGAGTGGGTGCGGCCCGAGCAGGCGGTGGTGAGGTACCGCATGGAAACAGTGTTCGCCCGCAGCTCCTGGGACTGGATCGGCTTGTACCGG GTGGGTTTCCGCCATTGCAAGGACTATGTGGCTTATGTCTGGGCCAAACATGAAGATGTGGACGGGAATACCTACCAG GTAACATTCAGTGAGGAATCACTGCCCAAGGGCCACGGAGACTTCATCCTGGGCTACTACAGCCACAACCACAGCATCCTCATCGGCGTCACTGAACCCTTCCAG ATCTCGCTGCCTTCCTCGGAGTTGGCCAGCAGCAGCACAGACAGCTCAGGCACCAGCTCAGAGGGAGAGGATGACAGCACGCTGGAGCTCCTTGCACCCAAATCCCGCAGCCCCAGTCCTGGCAAGTCCAAGCGACACCGCAGCCGCAGCCCGGGACTGACCAGGTTCCCTGGTCTTGCCCTACGGCCCTCATCCCGTGAACGCCGTGGTGCCAGCCGTAGCCCCTCACCCCAGAGCCGCCGCCTATCCCGGGTGGCTCCTGACAGGAGCAGTCATGGCAGCAGCCGGGGCAGTAGTGAAGAGGGGCCCTCTGGGTTGCCTGGCCCCTGGGCCTTCCCACCAGCTGTGCCTCGAAGCCTGGGCCTGCTGCCCGCTTTGCGCCTAGAGACTGTAGACCCTGGTGGTGGTGGCTCCTGGGGACCTGATCGGGAGGTCTTGGCCCCCAACAGCCTGTCTCCCAGTCCTCAGGGTCATctggggctggaggaaggggGCCTGGGGCCCTGA
- the INPP5J gene encoding phosphatidylinositol 4,5-bisphosphate 5-phosphatase A isoform X7 — protein sequence MEGQSSRGSRRPGTRAGLGPLPMPQGVAQTGAPSKVDSSFQLPAKKNAALGPSEPRITVVTWNVGTAMPPDDVTSLLHLGGGDDSGGADMIAIGLQEVNSMLNKRLKDALFTDQWSELFMDALAPFNFVLVSSVRMQGVILLLFAKYYHLPFLRDVQTDCTRTGLGGYWGNKGGVSVRLAAFGHMLCFLNCHLPAHMDKAEQRKDNFQTILSLQQFQGPGAQGILDHDLVFWFGDLNFRIESYDLHFVKFAIDSDQLHQLWEKDQLNMAKNTWPILKGFQEGPLNFAPTFKFDVGTNKYDTSAKKRKPAWTDRILWKVKAPGGGPSPSGRKSHRLQVTQHSYRSHMEYTVSDHKPVAAQFLLQFAFRDDMPLVRLEVADEWVRPEQAVVRYRMETVFARSSWDWIGLYRVGFRHCKDYVAYVWAKHEDVDGNTYQVTFSEESLPKGHGDFILGYYSHNHSILIGVTEPFQISLPSSELASSSTDSSGTSSEGEDDSTLELLAPKSRSPSPGKSKRHRSRSPGLTRFPGLALRPSSRERRGASRSPSPQSRRLSRVAPDRSSHGSSRGSSEEGPSGLPGPWAFPPAVPRSLGLLPALRLETVDPGGGGSWGPDREVLAPNSLSPSPQGHLGLEEGGLGP from the exons ATGGAGGGCCAGAGCAGCAGGGGCAGCAGGAGGCCAGGGACCCGGGCAGGCCTGGGTCCCCTGCCCATGCCCCAGGGTGTTGCCCAAACTGGGGCACCCTCCAAG GTGGACTCAAGTTTTCAGCTCCCAGCAAAGAAGAACGCAGCCCTAGGACCCTCGGAACCAAG GATCACTGTGGTCACATGGAACGTGGGCACCGCCATGCCCCCAGACGATGTCACATCCCTCCTCCACCTGGGCGGTGGCGACGACAGCGGTGGCGCAGACATGATCGCCATAGG GTTGCAGGAAGTGAACTCCATGCTCAACAAGCGACTCAAGGACGCCCTCTTCACGGACCAGTGGAGTGAGCTGTTCATGGATGCGCTGGCGCCCTTCAACTTCGTGCTG GTGAGTTCGGTGAGGATGCAGGGTGTCATCCTGCTGCTGTTCGCCAAGTACTACCACCTGCCTTTCCTGCGAGACGTGCAGACCGACTGCACGCGCACTGGCCTGGGCGGCTACTGG GGTAACAAGGGTGGCGTGAGCGTGCGCCTGGCAGCCTTCGGGCACATGCTCTGCTTCCTGAACTGCCACTTGCCCGCACATATGGACAAGGCGGAGCAGCGCAAGGACAACTTCCAGACCATCCTCAGCCTCCAGCAGTTCCAAGGGCCAGGCGCACAGGGCATCCTGGATCATGA CCTCGTATTCTGGTTTGGGGACCTGAACTTCCGCATTGAGAGCTACGACCTGCACTTTGTCAAGTTTGCCATCGACAGTGACCAGCTCCATCAGCTCTGGGAGAAGGACCAG CTCAACATGGCCAAGAACACCTGGCCCATTCTGAAGGGCTTTCAGGAGGGGCCCCTCAACTTCGCTCCCACCTTCAAGTTTGATGTGGGTACCAACAAATACGACACCAG TGCCAAGAAACGGAAGCCAGCTTGGACAGACCGTATCCTGTGGAAGGTCAAGGCTCCAGGTGGGGGTCCCAGCCCCTCAGGACGGAAGAGCCACCGACTCCAGGTGACGCAGCACAGCTACCGCAGCCACATGGAATACACAGTCAGCGACCATAAGCCTGTGGCTGCCCAGTTCCTCCTGCAG TTTGCCTTCAGGGACGACATGCCACTGGTGCGGCTGGAGGTGGCAGATGAGTGGGTGCGGCCCGAGCAGGCGGTGGTGAGGTACCGCATGGAAACAGTGTTCGCCCGCAGCTCCTGGGACTGGATCGGCTTGTACCGG GTGGGTTTCCGCCATTGCAAGGACTATGTGGCTTATGTCTGGGCCAAACATGAAGATGTGGACGGGAATACCTACCAG GTAACATTCAGTGAGGAATCACTGCCCAAGGGCCACGGAGACTTCATCCTGGGCTACTACAGCCACAACCACAGCATCCTCATCGGCGTCACTGAACCCTTCCAG ATCTCGCTGCCTTCCTCGGAGTTGGCCAGCAGCAGCACAGACAGCTCAGGCACCAGCTCAGAGGGAGAGGATGACAGCACGCTGGAGCTCCTTGCACCCAAATCCCGCAGCCCCAGTCCTGGCAAGTCCAAGCGACACCGCAGCCGCAGCCCGGGACTGACCAGGTTCCCTGGTCTTGCCCTACGGCCCTCATCCCGTGAACGCCGTGGTGCCAGCCGTAGCCCCTCACCCCAGAGCCGCCGCCTATCCCGGGTGGCTCCTGACAGGAGCAGTCATGGCAGCAGCCGGGGCAGTAGTGAAGAGGGGCCCTCTGGGTTGCCTGGCCCCTGGGCCTTCCCACCAGCTGTGCCTCGAAGCCTGGGCCTGCTGCCCGCTTTGCGCCTAGAGACTGTAGACCCTGGTGGTGGTGGCTCCTGGGGACCTGATCGGGAGGTCTTGGCCCCCAACAGCCTGTCTCCCAGTCCTCAGGGTCATctggggctggaggaaggggGCCTGGGGCCCTGA
- the INPP5J gene encoding phosphatidylinositol 4,5-bisphosphate 5-phosphatase A isoform X13: MLNKRLKDALFTDQWSELFMDALAPFNFVLVSSVRMQGVILLLFAKYYHLPFLRDVQTDCTRTGLGGYWGNKGGVSVRLAAFGHMLCFLNCHLPAHMDKAEQRKDNFQTILSLQQFQGPGAQGILDHDLVFWFGDLNFRIESYDLHFVKFAIDSDQLHQLWEKDQLNMAKNTWPILKGFQEGPLNFAPTFKFDVGTNKYDTSAKKRKPAWTDRILWKVKAPGGGPSPSGRKSHRLQVTQHSYRSHMEYTVSDHKPVAAQFLLQFAFRDDMPLVRLEVADEWVRPEQAVVRYRMETVFARSSWDWIGLYRVTFSEESLPKGHGDFILGYYSHNHSILIGVTEPFQISLPSSELASSSTDSSGTSSEGEDDSTLELLAPKSRSPSPGKSKRHRSRSPGLTRFPGLALRPSSRERRGASRSPSPQSRRLSRVAPDRSSHGSSRGSSEEGPSGLPGPWAFPPAVPRSLGLLPALRLETVDPGGGGSWGPDREVLAPNSLSPSPQGHLGLEEGGLGP, from the exons ATGCTCAACAAGCGACTCAAGGACGCCCTCTTCACGGACCAGTGGAGTGAGCTGTTCATGGATGCGCTGGCGCCCTTCAACTTCGTGCTG GTGAGTTCGGTGAGGATGCAGGGTGTCATCCTGCTGCTGTTCGCCAAGTACTACCACCTGCCTTTCCTGCGAGACGTGCAGACCGACTGCACGCGCACTGGCCTGGGCGGCTACTGG GGTAACAAGGGTGGCGTGAGCGTGCGCCTGGCAGCCTTCGGGCACATGCTCTGCTTCCTGAACTGCCACTTGCCCGCACATATGGACAAGGCGGAGCAGCGCAAGGACAACTTCCAGACCATCCTCAGCCTCCAGCAGTTCCAAGGGCCAGGCGCACAGGGCATCCTGGATCATGA CCTCGTATTCTGGTTTGGGGACCTGAACTTCCGCATTGAGAGCTACGACCTGCACTTTGTCAAGTTTGCCATCGACAGTGACCAGCTCCATCAGCTCTGGGAGAAGGACCAG CTCAACATGGCCAAGAACACCTGGCCCATTCTGAAGGGCTTTCAGGAGGGGCCCCTCAACTTCGCTCCCACCTTCAAGTTTGATGTGGGTACCAACAAATACGACACCAG TGCCAAGAAACGGAAGCCAGCTTGGACAGACCGTATCCTGTGGAAGGTCAAGGCTCCAGGTGGGGGTCCCAGCCCCTCAGGACGGAAGAGCCACCGACTCCAGGTGACGCAGCACAGCTACCGCAGCCACATGGAATACACAGTCAGCGACCATAAGCCTGTGGCTGCCCAGTTCCTCCTGCAG TTTGCCTTCAGGGACGACATGCCACTGGTGCGGCTGGAGGTGGCAGATGAGTGGGTGCGGCCCGAGCAGGCGGTGGTGAGGTACCGCATGGAAACAGTGTTCGCCCGCAGCTCCTGGGACTGGATCGGCTTGTACCGG GTAACATTCAGTGAGGAATCACTGCCCAAGGGCCACGGAGACTTCATCCTGGGCTACTACAGCCACAACCACAGCATCCTCATCGGCGTCACTGAACCCTTCCAG ATCTCGCTGCCTTCCTCGGAGTTGGCCAGCAGCAGCACAGACAGCTCAGGCACCAGCTCAGAGGGAGAGGATGACAGCACGCTGGAGCTCCTTGCACCCAAATCCCGCAGCCCCAGTCCTGGCAAGTCCAAGCGACACCGCAGCCGCAGCCCGGGACTGACCAGGTTCCCTGGTCTTGCCCTACGGCCCTCATCCCGTGAACGCCGTGGTGCCAGCCGTAGCCCCTCACCCCAGAGCCGCCGCCTATCCCGGGTGGCTCCTGACAGGAGCAGTCATGGCAGCAGCCGGGGCAGTAGTGAAGAGGGGCCCTCTGGGTTGCCTGGCCCCTGGGCCTTCCCACCAGCTGTGCCTCGAAGCCTGGGCCTGCTGCCCGCTTTGCGCCTAGAGACTGTAGACCCTGGTGGTGGTGGCTCCTGGGGACCTGATCGGGAGGTCTTGGCCCCCAACAGCCTGTCTCCCAGTCCTCAGGGTCATctggggctggaggaaggggGCCTGGGGCCCTGA